A genomic stretch from Serratia entomophila includes:
- a CDS encoding ABC transporter permease, with protein MTQLTRLIPNDRIIRLQSAIVIAVALLFAGLLGSRFFSLGNFQSIASQLPILGMLALGMGITMLTGGINLSIIAGANACSLVMAAIIVSHPDQPLFLALALLAGLLVAVAIGALNGVLVAWVGVSPILASLGTMTLIAGLNILLSNGAVISGFPAAIQFLGNGAVLGIPVALLLFLLVAVGLWLLLEHTTLGRSLYLIGSNEQATRFSGVNTARVQVAVYILSALLGWGAALLMMAKFNSAKAGYGESYLLVTILASVLGGINPDGGFGRILGLVLALIVLQMLESGLNLLGVSSYLTMALWGGVLILFIALQNRKS; from the coding sequence ATGACGCAGTTAACCCGCCTGATCCCCAACGATCGGATCATCCGCCTGCAGAGCGCGATCGTCATCGCGGTGGCGCTGCTGTTCGCCGGGCTGCTCGGATCGCGCTTCTTCAGCCTCGGCAACTTCCAGTCGATCGCCTCGCAGCTGCCGATCCTCGGCATGCTGGCGCTCGGCATGGGCATCACCATGCTGACCGGCGGCATCAACCTGTCGATCATCGCCGGCGCCAACGCCTGTTCGCTGGTGATGGCGGCGATTATCGTCAGCCACCCGGATCAGCCGCTGTTCCTGGCGCTGGCGCTGTTGGCCGGCCTGCTGGTGGCGGTGGCGATCGGCGCGCTCAACGGCGTGCTGGTGGCCTGGGTCGGCGTTTCGCCGATCCTCGCCTCGCTCGGCACCATGACGCTGATCGCCGGCCTGAACATCCTGCTGTCCAACGGCGCGGTGATCTCCGGCTTCCCGGCGGCGATACAGTTTCTCGGCAACGGCGCGGTGCTGGGCATCCCGGTGGCGCTGCTGCTGTTCCTGCTGGTGGCCGTCGGCCTGTGGCTGCTGCTGGAGCACACCACGCTGGGGCGCAGCCTGTATCTGATCGGCTCCAACGAACAGGCCACCCGCTTCAGCGGGGTGAATACCGCCCGGGTGCAGGTGGCGGTGTATATCCTGTCGGCGCTGCTCGGCTGGGGCGCCGCGCTGTTGATGATGGCCAAGTTCAACTCGGCCAAGGCCGGCTACGGCGAGTCTTATCTGCTGGTGACCATTCTGGCCTCGGTGCTGGGGGGCATTAACCCGGACGGCGGCTTCGGCCGCATCCTGGGGCTGGTGCTGGCGTTGATCGTGCTGCAAATGCTGGAAAGCGGCCTCAACCTGCTGGGCGTCAGCAGCTATCTGACCATGGCCCTGTGGGGCGGCGTGCTGATCCTGTTTATCGCGTTACAGAATCGAAAAAGCTAG
- a CDS encoding ABC transporter permease: MDKSLLARLAGRHELYLGLLVLALAVGLGLGTDEFLTLGNLTDVATSYAILGILACGLFVVLIAGGIDISFPAITAIAQYVMASWVIQHGGGFPLAFALAIGVGLLLGLVNGFLVYWLKVPAIIITIATLNLFYGLLVYATNGTWLYGFPDWFMDGINWFSFQGADGYDYGLTLPLLCLLAVIAVTGVLMNRTRLGRQIYAMGGNRDAASRLGLNLLRLHFYVYGYMGILAGIAAVVQAQITQSVAPNSLLGFELTVLAAVVLGGTSMTGGRGSLTGTLLGVVLLAFLQNGLTLLSVSAYWHQVFSGAIILISISSTAWNEKRKLVKEL, translated from the coding sequence ATGGATAAGTCATTATTGGCCCGCCTGGCCGGCCGGCACGAGCTCTATCTCGGCCTGCTGGTATTGGCGTTGGCCGTCGGCCTGGGCCTGGGTACCGACGAGTTTCTGACGCTCGGCAACCTGACCGACGTCGCCACCAGCTACGCCATCCTCGGCATCCTGGCCTGCGGGCTGTTCGTGGTGCTGATCGCCGGCGGCATCGACATTTCGTTCCCGGCGATCACCGCCATCGCCCAGTACGTGATGGCCAGCTGGGTTATCCAGCACGGCGGCGGCTTCCCGCTGGCGTTCGCCCTGGCTATCGGCGTCGGCCTGCTGCTGGGGCTGGTGAACGGTTTCCTGGTGTACTGGCTGAAGGTGCCGGCGATCATCATCACCATCGCCACGCTCAACCTGTTCTACGGCCTGCTGGTGTACGCCACCAACGGCACCTGGCTGTACGGCTTCCCGGACTGGTTTATGGACGGCATCAACTGGTTCTCGTTCCAGGGCGCCGACGGCTATGACTACGGCCTGACGCTGCCGCTGCTGTGCCTGCTGGCGGTGATTGCCGTCACCGGCGTGCTGATGAACCGCACCCGGCTGGGACGCCAGATCTACGCCATGGGCGGCAACCGCGATGCGGCGTCGCGCCTGGGGCTGAACCTGCTGCGGCTGCACTTCTATGTTTATGGTTACATGGGAATTTTAGCCGGAATCGCCGCGGTGGTGCAGGCGCAGATCACCCAGTCGGTGGCCCCCAACTCGCTGCTCGGTTTCGAACTGACGGTGCTGGCGGCGGTGGTGCTGGGCGGCACCAGCATGACCGGCGGCCGCGGCTCGCTGACCGGCACCCTGCTCGGGGTAGTGCTGCTGGCCTTCCTGCAGAACGGGCTGACGCTGCTCAGCGTCTCGGCTTACTGGCACCAGGTGTTCAGCGGCGCGATCATTTTGATCAGCATCAGCAGCACCGCCTGGAACGAAAAACGCAAACTGGTCAAGGAGCTATAG
- a CDS encoding sugar ABC transporter ATP-binding protein: MNASPAFITLENISKRFPGVLALDQINLTLNIGEVHCLAGQNGCGKSTIIKIISGVYQPEKGANISLEGKLFHSLTPQLSGHYGIQVIYQDLSLFPNLTVAENIAIHRYLPGGHFWVRKQVMRQTALDAMARVGVSIDPDKKVEKLSIADRQLVAICRAIAAEARLVIMDEPTASLTRQEVNGLLRVVNELKAAGICVVFVSHRLDEVMEVADRISVMRDGKLVGTWPASELDSHELAFLMTGQRFHYSPLPAQPPADKAPLLEVCNLSRRDKYRNVNLSLRGGEIVSIVGLLGAGRTELCLSLFGMTRPDSGEIRVAGQPVRLHNNREAVRHGIGYVSEDRLTQGLIMEQSIYDNTIVTVFDRLHTRLGLLDHAKATELVNRLIRDLNIKVSDSALPVKTLSGGNAQRIAIAKWVATQPKILILDSPTVGVDIANKEGIYQIARDLAQLGMAVLMICDEIPEAYYNSHRVMVMRKGELIAEFAPHQSTEQQIAEVVNG, encoded by the coding sequence ATGAACGCATCCCCTGCATTTATCACTCTGGAGAATATCAGCAAGCGATTCCCCGGCGTGCTGGCATTAGACCAGATCAACCTGACGCTCAATATTGGCGAAGTGCACTGCCTGGCCGGGCAAAACGGCTGCGGCAAGAGCACCATCATAAAAATTATCTCCGGCGTTTATCAGCCGGAAAAAGGCGCCAATATTTCGCTGGAAGGCAAATTATTCCATTCCCTGACGCCGCAGCTATCCGGCCATTACGGCATTCAGGTGATTTATCAGGATCTGTCGTTATTCCCTAACCTGACGGTGGCGGAAAACATCGCCATCCACCGCTATCTGCCCGGCGGCCACTTCTGGGTGCGCAAGCAGGTAATGCGCCAGACGGCGCTGGACGCCATGGCGCGCGTCGGCGTGAGCATCGATCCCGACAAGAAGGTCGAAAAGCTGTCGATCGCCGATCGGCAGCTGGTGGCGATTTGCCGCGCCATCGCCGCCGAGGCGCGGCTGGTTATCATGGATGAGCCCACCGCCTCGCTGACGCGCCAGGAGGTCAACGGCCTGCTGCGGGTGGTCAACGAGCTGAAGGCGGCGGGCATCTGCGTGGTGTTCGTCAGCCACCGGCTGGACGAAGTGATGGAGGTCGCCGACCGCATCAGCGTGATGCGCGACGGCAAGCTGGTCGGCACCTGGCCCGCCAGCGAGCTGGACAGCCACGAGCTGGCGTTCCTGATGACCGGCCAACGCTTCCACTACAGCCCGCTGCCGGCGCAGCCGCCGGCCGACAAGGCGCCGCTGCTGGAGGTGTGCAACCTCAGCCGCCGCGACAAGTATCGCAACGTCAACCTGTCGCTGCGCGGCGGCGAAATCGTCTCGATCGTCGGGCTGCTGGGCGCCGGCCGCACCGAGCTGTGCCTCAGCCTGTTCGGCATGACCCGGCCGGACAGCGGCGAGATCAGGGTAGCCGGCCAACCGGTGCGGCTGCACAACAACCGCGAAGCGGTGCGCCACGGCATCGGCTATGTGTCGGAAGATCGCCTGACCCAGGGGCTGATCATGGAACAATCGATCTACGACAACACCATCGTCACGGTGTTTGATCGGCTGCACACCCGGCTCGGCCTGCTGGACCACGCCAAAGCGACCGAGCTGGTCAACCGGCTGATCCGCGATCTGAACATCAAGGTGTCCGACAGCGCTTTGCCGGTGAAAACCCTGTCCGGCGGCAACGCCCAGCGCATCGCCATCGCCAAATGGGTGGCGACGCAGCCGAAGATCCTGATCCTCGACTCGCCGACCGTCGGGGTGGATATCGCCAACAAAGAGGGGATCTACCAGATCGCCCGCGATCTGGCGCAGCTGGGCATGGCGGTGCTGATGATCTGCGACGAGATCCCGGAAGCCTACTACAACAGCCATCGGGTGATGGTGATGCGCAAGGGCGAGCTGATCGCCGAATTTGCGCCGCACCAGAGTACCGAACAACAGATCGCCGAGGTGGTGAATGGATAA
- a CDS encoding autoinducer 2 ABC transporter substrate-binding protein, with protein sequence MKFNLALLNACVVSACMLSTTPVFAADKYEIAVVAKVTGIPWFNRMEVGVNEAAKKLDVNAYQTGPSTPDPAAQVKVIEDLIAKNVNAIIVVPNDAKVLEPVLKKARDKGIVVLTHESPDQQIGQWDIETIDSEKYAQANVDELAKDMGGKGGYAIYVGSLTVPLHNAWADSAIKYQKAKYPDMFEVTSRLPVAESIDKSYATTLDLMKTYPQMKGIIGFGSLGPIGAGQAVAKKRAKDKIAVVGIAMPAQAAPYLMRGDIKKALLWDPKDAGYALVTVADQLLQGKEVTKDLSIEGLGKADVDMEHKVIRFNKILEVTKDNAKSLGF encoded by the coding sequence ATGAAATTTAACCTCGCATTATTGAATGCATGTGTGGTTTCTGCATGCATGTTATCGACAACACCTGTTTTCGCCGCTGATAAGTATGAGATTGCCGTGGTCGCCAAAGTGACCGGCATTCCGTGGTTCAACCGCATGGAAGTGGGCGTGAACGAGGCGGCGAAAAAGCTCGACGTCAACGCCTACCAGACCGGCCCCTCCACGCCGGACCCGGCCGCGCAGGTGAAGGTGATTGAGGATCTGATCGCCAAAAACGTCAACGCCATCATCGTGGTGCCGAACGACGCCAAGGTGCTGGAGCCGGTGCTGAAAAAGGCGCGCGACAAAGGCATCGTGGTGTTGACCCATGAATCTCCTGACCAACAGATCGGCCAGTGGGATATCGAAACCATCGACAGCGAGAAATACGCGCAGGCCAACGTCGATGAGCTGGCGAAAGACATGGGCGGCAAAGGCGGCTACGCGATCTACGTGGGTTCGCTGACCGTGCCGCTGCACAACGCCTGGGCCGATTCCGCCATCAAGTACCAGAAAGCCAAATACCCGGACATGTTTGAAGTCACCTCACGCCTGCCGGTGGCCGAGAGCATCGACAAATCCTACGCCACCACGCTGGACCTGATGAAAACCTATCCGCAAATGAAGGGCATCATCGGCTTCGGTTCGCTCGGCCCGATCGGCGCCGGCCAGGCGGTGGCCAAGAAGCGCGCCAAGGACAAGATTGCGGTGGTGGGCATCGCCATGCCGGCGCAGGCCGCGCCTTACCTGATGCGCGGCGATATCAAGAAAGCGCTGCTGTGGGATCCGAAAGATGCCGGCTACGCGCTGGTGACGGTGGCGGATCAATTGCTGCAGGGCAAGGAAGTGACCAAAGATCTGTCGATCGAGGGCCTGGGCAAGGCCGATGTCGATATGGAACACAAAGTGATTCGGTTTAATAAAATCCTGGAAGTGACCAAGGATAACGCCAAATCGCTCGGCTTTTAA
- the gdhA gene encoding NADP-specific glutamate dehydrogenase: protein MEYAVSVESFLSTLQRHNPHQPEYLQAVREVFTSLWPFIERNPHYREQALLERLVEPERVIQFRVSWVDDRGQVQVNRAWRVQFSSAIGPYKGGMRFHPSVNLSILKFLGFEQTFKNALTTLPMGGGKGGSDFDPKGKSQAEIMRFCQALMTELYRHLGPDTDVPAGDIGVGGREVGFMTGMMKKLSNNTACVFTGKGLSFGGSLIRPEATGYGLVYFTDAMLQRHGLGFEGMRVAVSGSGNVAQYTIEKALELDARVITVSDSGGTLVDEAGFTTEKLAHLAEIKNQRYGRVEDYARERGLTYLAGRQPWSVPVDIALPCATQNELDLEAAQMLIRNGVKAVAEGANMPTTIQATDAFLDAGVLFAPGKAANAGGVATSGLEMAQNAARIGWRAEKVDVRLQHIMADIHHACVEYGGEGKQTHYVHGANIAGFVKVADAMLAQGVL, encoded by the coding sequence ATGGAATATGCCGTATCGGTAGAGTCTTTCCTGTCCACACTGCAGCGCCACAACCCCCACCAGCCTGAATATCTGCAAGCGGTAAGAGAAGTGTTCACCTCGCTGTGGCCGTTTATCGAACGCAACCCGCATTATCGCGAACAGGCCTTGCTGGAACGCCTGGTGGAGCCGGAGCGCGTTATCCAGTTCCGCGTCAGCTGGGTGGACGATCGCGGCCAGGTGCAGGTCAACCGCGCCTGGCGCGTGCAGTTCAGTTCGGCCATCGGTCCCTATAAGGGCGGCATGCGCTTCCATCCGTCGGTGAACCTGTCGATTCTGAAATTCCTCGGCTTTGAGCAAACCTTCAAGAATGCGCTGACCACTCTGCCCATGGGCGGCGGCAAAGGCGGCTCCGATTTCGATCCCAAAGGCAAAAGCCAGGCCGAAATCATGCGTTTCTGCCAGGCGCTGATGACCGAACTTTACCGCCACCTGGGGCCGGACACCGACGTGCCCGCCGGTGACATCGGCGTCGGCGGCCGCGAGGTCGGCTTTATGACCGGCATGATGAAGAAGCTTTCCAACAATACCGCCTGCGTGTTTACCGGTAAGGGGCTGTCCTTCGGCGGCAGCCTGATCCGCCCCGAGGCCACCGGCTATGGCCTGGTGTATTTCACCGACGCCATGCTGCAGCGTCACGGGCTGGGCTTTGAGGGCATGCGGGTGGCGGTGTCCGGCTCCGGCAACGTGGCGCAGTACACCATCGAAAAAGCGCTGGAGCTGGACGCGCGGGTCATTACCGTCTCGGACTCCGGCGGCACGCTGGTCGACGAGGCCGGCTTCACCACCGAGAAGCTGGCGCATCTGGCCGAGATCAAAAACCAGCGCTACGGCCGGGTGGAAGATTACGCCCGCGAACGCGGTCTGACCTACCTGGCCGGCCGGCAGCCGTGGAGCGTGCCGGTGGACATCGCCCTGCCGTGCGCCACCCAGAACGAACTGGATCTTGAGGCCGCGCAAATGCTGATCCGCAACGGGGTGAAAGCGGTGGCGGAAGGCGCCAATATGCCAACCACCATTCAGGCTACCGACGCCTTCCTCGACGCCGGCGTGCTGTTCGCGCCGGGCAAGGCGGCCAACGCCGGCGGCGTGGCGACCTCCGGGTTGGAGATGGCGCAAAACGCGGCGCGCATCGGCTGGCGGGCGGAGAAAGTGGATGTACGTTTACAACATATCATGGCGGATATTCATCACGCCTGTGTGGAATACGGCGGTGAAGGCAAGCAAACCCACTATGTGCACGGCGCCAATATCGCCGGTTTCGTCAAGGTGGCCGACGCCATGCTGGCGCAGGGCGTGCTCTAA
- the uspA gene encoding universal stress protein UspA, with product MAYKHILIAVDLSPESKILVEKAVSMARPYNAKVSLIHVDVNYSDLYTGLIDVNLGDMQKRISEETHQALTELSQNAGYPITETLSGSGDLAQVLVDAIKKYDMDLVLCGHHQDFWSKLMSSARQLINTVHIDMLIVPLRDEDEDKE from the coding sequence ATGGCTTACAAACATATTCTGATTGCGGTAGACCTCTCCCCCGAAAGTAAAATTCTGGTGGAAAAAGCCGTATCCATGGCGCGCCCGTACAACGCCAAAGTTTCCCTGATCCACGTCGATGTCAACTATTCCGACCTCTACACCGGCCTGATCGACGTCAACCTTGGCGATATGCAAAAACGCATTTCCGAGGAAACCCACCAGGCCCTGACCGAGCTGTCGCAAAATGCCGGCTACCCGATTACCGAAACCCTGAGCGGCAGCGGCGATCTGGCGCAGGTGCTGGTTGACGCCATCAAGAAATACGATATGGACCTGGTGCTGTGCGGCCACCACCAGGACTTCTGGAGCAAGCTGATGTCCTCCGCCCGCCAGCTGATCAACACCGTGCACATCGATATGCTGATCGTGCCGCTGCGCGATGAAGACGAAGATAAAGAGTAA
- a CDS encoding LysR family transcriptional regulator, producing MDRFNQYRVFVQVAEMGSFIKAANALEIPRASVSAAVQQLEAQLGVRLLHRTTRQVRLTADGEQLIERLRPLLAEVEDIDQSFQTSQRQAAGRLSVDVPSRIARRLIAPALPGLLRRHPHLQLVLGSADRAIDLVQEGVDCAVRVGHLHDSSLVVRALGHIALINCASPAYLSEYGQPAGPADLADGHWSVGYASPKTGRDSPWEYVAGDGHTHRLDLPSQVVVNNAESYIACCLAGLGLIQIPRFDVQHLLDAGELLEVMPGYRAASMPVSLIYPHRRQRSRRLAVFHAWFESLMRPHLER from the coding sequence ATGGACAGATTCAACCAATACCGCGTTTTCGTCCAGGTGGCGGAAATGGGCAGCTTCATCAAGGCGGCCAATGCCCTGGAGATACCGCGCGCCTCGGTTTCCGCCGCCGTTCAACAGCTGGAAGCGCAGCTGGGGGTGCGCCTGCTGCACCGCACCACGCGGCAGGTACGGCTGACCGCCGATGGGGAACAGCTGATCGAGCGGCTGCGCCCGCTGCTGGCCGAAGTGGAAGATATCGATCAATCGTTCCAGACCAGCCAGCGCCAGGCCGCCGGCCGGCTCAGCGTCGACGTGCCCAGCCGCATCGCCCGCCGTTTAATCGCGCCGGCGTTGCCCGGGCTGCTGCGGCGCCACCCGCATTTGCAGCTGGTGCTGGGCTCTGCCGATCGCGCCATCGATCTGGTGCAGGAAGGGGTGGATTGCGCGGTGCGCGTCGGCCACCTGCATGACAGCAGCCTGGTGGTGCGCGCGCTCGGCCACATTGCGCTGATCAACTGCGCCAGCCCCGCCTATCTGAGCGAATATGGCCAACCCGCCGGCCCCGCCGATCTGGCCGATGGCCACTGGAGCGTCGGTTACGCCTCGCCCAAAACCGGCCGCGATTCGCCCTGGGAATATGTGGCCGGCGACGGCCATACCCACCGGCTAGATCTGCCCAGCCAGGTGGTGGTCAACAATGCCGAAAGTTACATCGCCTGCTGCCTGGCCGGGCTGGGGCTGATTCAGATCCCACGCTTCGACGTACAGCACCTGCTCGACGCCGGCGAACTGCTGGAAGTCATGCCCGGCTACCGCGCCGCCTCTATGCCTGTCTCGCTCATTTACCCCCATCGCCGCCAGCGTTCGCGCCGCCTGGCCGTTTTTCACGCCTGGTTCGAAAGCCTGATGCGGCCGCATCTGGAACGCTGA
- a CDS encoding SDR family oxidoreductase, with the protein MANHSIKGKTVLIAGGAKNLGGLIARDLAEQGAKAVVIHYNSAASQAEADKTVAAVQAAGAQALALQADLTTAGAVEKLFADAIAAVGKPDIAINTVGKVLKKPMTEISEAEYDEMTAVNAKTAFFFLKEAGKHLNDNGKICTLVTSLLGAYTPFYSAYAGTKAPVEHFTRAASKEFGERGISVTAIGPGPMDTPFFYPAEGADAVAYHQSAAALSPFSKTGLTDIADVVPLIRHLVSDGWWITGQTILINGGYTTK; encoded by the coding sequence ATGGCCAACCATTCAATCAAAGGAAAAACCGTCCTCATCGCCGGCGGCGCCAAAAACCTCGGCGGGCTGATCGCGCGCGATTTGGCCGAACAGGGCGCGAAGGCCGTCGTCATTCACTACAACAGCGCCGCCAGCCAAGCCGAAGCGGATAAAACCGTCGCCGCCGTTCAGGCCGCCGGTGCGCAGGCGCTCGCGCTGCAGGCCGATCTGACCACCGCAGGCGCGGTAGAAAAACTGTTTGCCGACGCCATCGCCGCCGTCGGCAAACCGGACATCGCCATCAATACCGTCGGCAAAGTGCTCAAAAAACCGATGACGGAAATCAGCGAGGCCGAATACGACGAGATGACGGCGGTCAACGCCAAAACGGCGTTCTTCTTCCTTAAAGAGGCCGGCAAGCATCTGAACGACAACGGCAAGATCTGTACGCTCGTCACTTCTCTGCTGGGCGCCTATACGCCGTTTTATTCGGCCTATGCCGGCACCAAGGCGCCGGTTGAGCACTTCACCCGCGCGGCCTCCAAAGAATTTGGCGAACGCGGCATTTCAGTGACCGCTATCGGCCCCGGCCCAATGGATACGCCGTTCTTCTACCCGGCCGAAGGCGCCGATGCGGTGGCCTATCACCAGAGCGCGGCGGCCCTTTCCCCCTTCAGTAAAACCGGCCTGACCGACATCGCAGACGTAGTGCCGCTGATTCGCCACCTGGTGAGCGACGGCTGGTGGATCACCGGCCAGACCATTCTGATTAACGGCGGCTACACCACCAAATAA
- the uspB gene encoding universal stress protein UspB: MISTVALFWALCVVCVVNMVRYYSSLRALLVVLRGCDPLLYQYVDGGGFFTAHGQPSKQLRLVRYIFAQRYVEHHDPEFIRRCERVRGQFMLTSALCGLVVVSLIALMIWY; this comes from the coding sequence ATGATCAGTACCGTCGCGCTGTTTTGGGCTTTATGTGTGGTGTGTGTGGTAAACATGGTGCGGTATTACTCTTCTCTGCGCGCGCTGCTGGTGGTGCTGCGCGGCTGCGACCCGCTGCTGTATCAATATGTCGACGGCGGCGGTTTCTTTACCGCCCACGGGCAGCCCAGCAAGCAGCTTAGGCTGGTGCGCTATATCTTTGCGCAGCGCTATGTCGAACACCACGATCCGGAATTTATTCGCCGCTGCGAGCGGGTGCGCGGGCAGTTTATGCTGACCTCGGCGCTGTGCGGCCTGGTGGTGGTCAGCCTGATTGCGCTGATGATTTGGTATTGA